A stretch of Arachis hypogaea cultivar Tifrunner chromosome 15, arahy.Tifrunner.gnm2.J5K5, whole genome shotgun sequence DNA encodes these proteins:
- the LOC112751632 gene encoding 3-hydroxyisobutyryl-CoA hydrolase 1 isoform X3: MALSFKFDTEPINQVLFAGNSSVKLVILNRPRKLNALNLEMGNGKGFCAGGDVVSLISCSLIGHWTYPMKFYGKQLILDHLAATYKKPLVSVINGVVMGGGAGLSMNTTFRIVTEKAVFAMPEAEIGYFPDVGASYFLSRLPGYFGEYLGLTETRLDGIEMAACGLATHFVHSTKLNALENALQAITSSNVSTVAALIETFTEKPTVKQDSPFKRLEIINKCFSKGTVEDIIQSLENELENGAEEKWITNALNSMRFSCPMSLKIFLKSIRKGRIQNIEECLYRDYNIACHLNRRTVSNNFYEGSRAKLFDKDNKPKWEPSKLELVSEEMVDQHFTNIIDDTWEPLQLPLRSHSPIITASRL, translated from the exons ATGGCTCTGAGTTTTAAGTTTGACACAGAACCAATAAAccag GTACTTTTCGCAGGAAATTCTTCTGTGAAGCTAGTGATACTAAATAGGCCTCGCAAGTTAAATGCCCTTAACCTTGAAATG GGAAATGGAAAAGGATTTTGTGCCGGAGGTGATGTAGTATCACTAATTTCTTGCTCACTCATAG GACACTGGACTTACCCTATGAAATTTTATGGTAAACAACTCATTTTGGACCATTTGGCAGCAACCTACAAAAAGCCTCTA GTATCTGTGATTAATGGAGTGGTCATGGGAGGAGGAGCGGGTCTTTCCATGAACACAACCTTCAGAATTGTAACTGAAAAAGCT gtATTTGCAATGCCAGAGGCAGAGATAGGGTATTTTCCAGATGTGGGTGCAAGTTACTTCCTATCTAGGCTTCCTGGCTATTTTG GGGAATATTTAGGGTTAACTGAAACTCGTTTGGATGGAATAGAAATGGCAGCATGTGGATTAGCTACACATTTCGTCCATTCCacg AAGCTTAATGCATTGGAAAATGCCCTACAAGCTATTACTTCTTCAAATGTATCAACGGTTGCTGCTTTAATAGAAACTTTCACAGAGAAACCAACTGTGAAACAGGATAGCCCTTTCAAGAG ATTGGAGATTATAAACAAATGTTTCTCAAAAGGGACAGTGGAAGATATAATTCAATCCTTG gaAAATGAATTAGAAAACGGAGCAGAAGAAAAGTGGATAACAAATGCATTAAACTCTATGCGTTTTTCATGTCCCATGAGTCTCAAGATCTTTTTAAAATct atcagaAAAGGCAGAATACAAAACATTGAAGAATGTCTTTACAGGGATTATAACATTGCTTGCCACCTCAATCGAAGAACAGTAAGCAATAATTTCTACGag GGTTCAAGAGCAAAGCTGTTTGATAAAGACAACAAGCCTAAG TGGGAGCCTTCAAAGCTAGAGTTGGTTAGTGAAGAAATGGTGGATCAGCACTTTACAAATATCATTGACGATACATGGGAGCCTTTACAACTTCCTTTAAGATCCCATTCTCCAATCATAACTGCCAGCAGATTATAA
- the LOC112749376 gene encoding secoisolariciresinol dehydrogenase, with the protein MATASFSDTAHDAKRLEGKVVLITGGARGLGECMARMFCKHGAKVVIADIRDQQGLALQDTIGVEFATYVHCDVTKEDDVENVVNIAISKYQKLDIIVNNAAAIDDYRNPSIINNDVSEFERVLRVNLTGPFLVIKHAARVMIPEKKGSIVNVGSVSSSVGGIATHAYTSSKHGLIGLTKNAAADLGKFGIRVNCLSPYFIANDAAKEFFKLDEEGCLNVYSNLKGVHLMEEDVAQAAVYLASDESKYISGHNLAVDGGFTTINPIFGVFSQS; encoded by the exons ATGGCAACTGCGAGCTTTTCAGATACTGCTCACGATGCAAAAAG ACTTGAAGGAAAGGTGGTTTTGATTACCGGTGGTGCTAGGGGCCTTGGTGAGTGCATGGCAAGGATGTTCTGCAAACATGGCGCCAAGGTTGTGATTGCCGACATTCGAGATCAACAAGGACTCGCACTCCAAGATACCATAGGAGTTGAATTCGCAACCTATGTACATTGTGATGTAACTAAAGAAGATGATGTGGAAAATGTAGTTAACATAGCAATATCAAAGTATCAAAAGCTAGACATAATTGTGAACAACGCTGCAGCAATAGATGATTATCGTAATCCTAGCATTATAAACAATGATGTGTCCGAATTCGAGCGCGTTCTTAGGGTTAACCTCACAGGACCTTTCTTGGTAATCAAGCATGCAGCTAGAGTGATGATTCCAGAGAAAAAGGGTAGTATTGTAAATGTAGGGAGTGTAAGTTCAAGCGTTGGAGGGATTGCAACTCATGCATACACAAGCTCCAAACATGGCTTAATTGGACTCACAAAGAATGCAGCTGCTGATCTTGGCAAATTTGGGATAAGAGTGAATTGCTTGTCTCCTTACTTTATTGCAAATGATGCAGCTAAAGAGTTCTTCAAACTTGATGAGGAAGGGTGCTTAAATGTTTATTCCAATCTTAAAGGTGTTCATTTGATGGAAGAAGATGTAGCACAAGCTGCAGTGTACTTGGCTAGTGATGAATCCAAGTATATTAGTGGTCATAATCTAGCCGTTGATGGTGGTTTTACTACAATCAATCCAAtttttggtgtgttctcacaATCTTAA
- the LOC112749377 gene encoding uncharacterized mitochondrial protein AtMg00810-like — protein sequence MDDLILTGDDMLDIDHIMAKLHEAFKIKDIGSLKFFLGLEIARSSKGVVVNQRKYVLDFLEEYGMTNCKPATTPMDYTTKLSKTSAPAYNDVSFYRRLIGILVYLTTTRPYISFAVGKLSHCLDCSTTNHFQYAIRVLKYLKHAPTIGLVFSSSLDLVPSGYSDSDWASCSDTRRSVSGYCFHLGTSIPLSHGKVRNNQLLQGPLPRRNIDHTPWHSPLSSNSSLL from the coding sequence ATGGATGATCTCATTCTTACTGGTGATGATATGCTTGATATTGACCACATCATGGCAAAACTCCATGAGGCATTCAAGATCAAAGATATTGGTAGCTTAAAATTCTTCCTAGGATTGGAAATAGCAAGAAGCAGCAAGGGTGTTGTAGTCAACCAACGCAAATATGTCCTCGACTTCTTGGAAGAGTATGGGATGACTAATTGCAAACCCGCGACTACTCCTATGGATTACACTACTAAACTCAGCAAAACATCAGCTCCAGCCTACAATGATGTATCATTTTATAGACGTCTCATTGGTATATTGGTTTATCTAACTACGACACGACCATATATCTCATTCGCAGTTGGCAAGCTCAGCCATTGCTTAGACTGTTCTACCACAAACCACTTTCAATATGCAATTCGAGTCCTAAAATACCTTAAGCATGCTCCAACCATAGGTCTTGTTTTCTCTTCTTCATTAGACTTGGTTCCATCAGGATACTCAGACTCGGATTGGGCTTCTTGTTCTGACACTAGACGTTCAGTTTCAGGTTACTGTTTTCATCTTGGCACTTCAATTCCCTTATCTCATGGAAAAGTAAGAAACAACCAACTGTTGCAAGGTCCTCTTCCGAGGCGGAATATCGATCACACGCCTTGGCATTCACCTCTCAGCTCCAATTCCTCTTTATTGTGA
- the LOC112751632 gene encoding 3-hydroxyisobutyryl-CoA hydrolase 1 isoform X1 codes for MALSFKFDTEPINQVLFAGNSSVKLVILNRPRKLNALNLEMVSQILKNLRMYENDSSVKLVILKGNGKGFCAGGDVVSLISCSLIGHWTYPMKFYGKQLILDHLAATYKKPLVSVINGVVMGGGAGLSMNTTFRIVTEKAVFAMPEAEIGYFPDVGASYFLSRLPGYFGEYLGLTETRLDGIEMAACGLATHFVHSTKLNALENALQAITSSNVSTVAALIETFTEKPTVKQDSPFKRLEIINKCFSKGTVEDIIQSLENELENGAEEKWITNALNSMRFSCPMSLKIFLKSIRKGRIQNIEECLYRDYNIACHLNRRTVSNNFYEGSRAKLFDKDNKPKWEPSKLELVSEEMVDQHFTNIIDDTWEPLQLPLRSHSPIITASRL; via the exons ATGGCTCTGAGTTTTAAGTTTGACACAGAACCAATAAAccag GTACTTTTCGCAGGAAATTCTTCTGTGAAGCTAGTGATACTAAATAGGCCTCGCAAGTTAAATGCCCTTAACCTTGAAATG GTTTctcaaattttaaagaatttaaggATGTATGAGAATGATTCGTCAGTTAAACTTGTAATATTGAAG GGAAATGGAAAAGGATTTTGTGCCGGAGGTGATGTAGTATCACTAATTTCTTGCTCACTCATAG GACACTGGACTTACCCTATGAAATTTTATGGTAAACAACTCATTTTGGACCATTTGGCAGCAACCTACAAAAAGCCTCTA GTATCTGTGATTAATGGAGTGGTCATGGGAGGAGGAGCGGGTCTTTCCATGAACACAACCTTCAGAATTGTAACTGAAAAAGCT gtATTTGCAATGCCAGAGGCAGAGATAGGGTATTTTCCAGATGTGGGTGCAAGTTACTTCCTATCTAGGCTTCCTGGCTATTTTG GGGAATATTTAGGGTTAACTGAAACTCGTTTGGATGGAATAGAAATGGCAGCATGTGGATTAGCTACACATTTCGTCCATTCCacg AAGCTTAATGCATTGGAAAATGCCCTACAAGCTATTACTTCTTCAAATGTATCAACGGTTGCTGCTTTAATAGAAACTTTCACAGAGAAACCAACTGTGAAACAGGATAGCCCTTTCAAGAG ATTGGAGATTATAAACAAATGTTTCTCAAAAGGGACAGTGGAAGATATAATTCAATCCTTG gaAAATGAATTAGAAAACGGAGCAGAAGAAAAGTGGATAACAAATGCATTAAACTCTATGCGTTTTTCATGTCCCATGAGTCTCAAGATCTTTTTAAAATct atcagaAAAGGCAGAATACAAAACATTGAAGAATGTCTTTACAGGGATTATAACATTGCTTGCCACCTCAATCGAAGAACAGTAAGCAATAATTTCTACGag GGTTCAAGAGCAAAGCTGTTTGATAAAGACAACAAGCCTAAG TGGGAGCCTTCAAAGCTAGAGTTGGTTAGTGAAGAAATGGTGGATCAGCACTTTACAAATATCATTGACGATACATGGGAGCCTTTACAACTTCCTTTAAGATCCCATTCTCCAATCATAACTGCCAGCAGATTATAA
- the LOC112751632 gene encoding 3-hydroxyisobutyryl-CoA hydrolase 1 isoform X2 has product MALSFKFDTEPINQVLFAGNSSVKLVILNRPRKLNALNLEMVSQILKNLRMYENDSSVKLVILKGNGKGFCAGGDVVSLISCSLIGHWTYPMKFYGKQLILDHLAATYKKPLVSVINGVVMGGGAGLSMNTTFRIVTEKAVFAMPEAEIGYFPDVGASYFLSRLPGYFGEYLGLTETRLDGIEMAACGLATHFVHSTLNALENALQAITSSNVSTVAALIETFTEKPTVKQDSPFKRLEIINKCFSKGTVEDIIQSLENELENGAEEKWITNALNSMRFSCPMSLKIFLKSIRKGRIQNIEECLYRDYNIACHLNRRTVSNNFYEGSRAKLFDKDNKPKWEPSKLELVSEEMVDQHFTNIIDDTWEPLQLPLRSHSPIITASRL; this is encoded by the exons ATGGCTCTGAGTTTTAAGTTTGACACAGAACCAATAAAccag GTACTTTTCGCAGGAAATTCTTCTGTGAAGCTAGTGATACTAAATAGGCCTCGCAAGTTAAATGCCCTTAACCTTGAAATG GTTTctcaaattttaaagaatttaaggATGTATGAGAATGATTCGTCAGTTAAACTTGTAATATTGAAG GGAAATGGAAAAGGATTTTGTGCCGGAGGTGATGTAGTATCACTAATTTCTTGCTCACTCATAG GACACTGGACTTACCCTATGAAATTTTATGGTAAACAACTCATTTTGGACCATTTGGCAGCAACCTACAAAAAGCCTCTA GTATCTGTGATTAATGGAGTGGTCATGGGAGGAGGAGCGGGTCTTTCCATGAACACAACCTTCAGAATTGTAACTGAAAAAGCT gtATTTGCAATGCCAGAGGCAGAGATAGGGTATTTTCCAGATGTGGGTGCAAGTTACTTCCTATCTAGGCTTCCTGGCTATTTTG GGGAATATTTAGGGTTAACTGAAACTCGTTTGGATGGAATAGAAATGGCAGCATGTGGATTAGCTACACATTTCGTCCATTCCacg CTTAATGCATTGGAAAATGCCCTACAAGCTATTACTTCTTCAAATGTATCAACGGTTGCTGCTTTAATAGAAACTTTCACAGAGAAACCAACTGTGAAACAGGATAGCCCTTTCAAGAG ATTGGAGATTATAAACAAATGTTTCTCAAAAGGGACAGTGGAAGATATAATTCAATCCTTG gaAAATGAATTAGAAAACGGAGCAGAAGAAAAGTGGATAACAAATGCATTAAACTCTATGCGTTTTTCATGTCCCATGAGTCTCAAGATCTTTTTAAAATct atcagaAAAGGCAGAATACAAAACATTGAAGAATGTCTTTACAGGGATTATAACATTGCTTGCCACCTCAATCGAAGAACAGTAAGCAATAATTTCTACGag GGTTCAAGAGCAAAGCTGTTTGATAAAGACAACAAGCCTAAG TGGGAGCCTTCAAAGCTAGAGTTGGTTAGTGAAGAAATGGTGGATCAGCACTTTACAAATATCATTGACGATACATGGGAGCCTTTACAACTTCCTTTAAGATCCCATTCTCCAATCATAACTGCCAGCAGATTATAA